A part of Macrobrachium nipponense isolate FS-2020 chromosome 26, ASM1510439v2, whole genome shotgun sequence genomic DNA contains:
- the LOC135199918 gene encoding uncharacterized protein LOC135199918 encodes MCFRKELHSSALRINQSEATRPSHEDWGGPRQYTSVVRKLETVKTCRSNLQVPPPPNFVIMLQSSMFSGQRNAALETQERVTWVAPDDAESSDIDMSPLDIDSDDDDPTYVPDEGLTQDGAFDLPNSRDRKVNVVSQAMPMEEEPEPNPKRSHADEWKKENIDIHALPDYIHQKPGARNSLGTRDFALPRRGQQVVLQNIETRQTATALHMPKRVTMRQTCKFCSGAGHSSRWMCEDCKVALCLTEERNCFALFHKISK; translated from the exons ctacactcctctgctcttcgaatcaaccaatcagaagccacCAGGCCCTCGCACGAAGACTGGGGAGGGCCTCGACAGTACACCTCAGTCGTGCGCAAGTTGGAAACAGTCAAGACGTGTCGCAGTAACCtccaagttccccccccccccaacttcgtAATCATG ttacAAAGCAGTATGTTTTCTGGGCAACGCAATGCTGCATTGGAGACTCAGGAACGTGTAACATGGGTAGCCCCTGACGACGCTGAATCAAGTGATATCGACATGAGCCCTTTggacattgacagtgatgatgacgaccctacctacgttcctgacgaaggccttactCAGGACGGTGCCTTTGACCTTCCTAACTCTAGAG atcgcaaggtcaatgttgtctctcaagcgatgcctatggaagaggaacctgagcctaaccctaagaggtctcatgctgatgaatggaagaaggaaaacatTGATATCCATGCCCTGCCCGACTAcattcatcagaagcctggtgccAGGAATTCTCTTGGCACTAGAGATTTTGCTTTGCCAAGAAGGGGCCAACAGGTAGTTTTGCAAAATATTGAGACACGCCAGACGGCCACTGCCCTACACATGCCAAAGCGTGTCACCATGAGGCAGACCTGCAAgttctgttctggtgcaggccacagttcccgctggatgtgtgaggattgcaaggttgccctttgccttactgaagaaagaaattgttttgctttgttccataagatttctaagtaa